Proteins encoded within one genomic window of Pectobacterium araliae:
- the pntB gene encoding Re/Si-specific NAD(P)(+) transhydrogenase subunit beta produces the protein MSGGLVTAAYIVAAILFIFSLAGLSKHETSQQGNIFGISGMALALIATILGPDSGNVGWIIVAMAIGGSIGIYLARKVEMTEMPELVAILHSFVGLAAVLVGFNSFLDHGEITDPVMVNIHLTEVFLGIFIGAVTFTGSVIAFGKLRGNISSKPLMLPHRHKMNLAALVVSFLLLLVFVNTGSVALQVLALILMTAIALVFGWHLVASIGGADMPVVVSMLNSYSGWAAAAAGFMLSNDLLIVTGALVGSSGAILSYIMCKAMNRSFISVIAGGFGTDGVSSSESEEVGEYREASAEDVADLLKNSTSVIITPGYGMAVAQAQYPVHDITAKLRARGINVRFGIHPVAGRLPGHMNVLLAEAKVPYDIVLEMDEINDDFTDTDTVLVIGANDTVNPAAQEDPHSPIAGMPVLEVWKAQNVIVFKRSMNTGYAGVQNPLFFKENTQMLFGDAKDSVEAILKAL, from the coding sequence ATGTCTGGTGGATTAGTAACTGCTGCATACATTGTTGCCGCAATTCTCTTTATTTTCAGTTTGGCTGGATTGTCCAAGCACGAAACGTCGCAGCAAGGGAACATCTTTGGGATCAGCGGGATGGCGCTTGCGCTGATCGCGACGATTCTGGGGCCTGACTCTGGTAACGTGGGTTGGATCATCGTGGCAATGGCGATCGGTGGGTCAATCGGTATTTATCTGGCGCGTAAGGTTGAAATGACCGAAATGCCAGAACTGGTCGCGATTCTTCACAGCTTTGTGGGGTTGGCCGCGGTGCTGGTTGGCTTTAATAGCTTCCTCGATCACGGTGAAATTACCGATCCGGTGATGGTGAATATCCATTTGACGGAAGTCTTTTTGGGTATCTTCATCGGTGCCGTGACCTTCACGGGCTCGGTTATCGCGTTCGGTAAACTGCGTGGCAATATTTCTTCCAAGCCATTGATGCTGCCTCATCGCCATAAAATGAATCTGGCGGCGCTGGTTGTATCCTTCCTGCTGCTGTTGGTTTTCGTCAATACCGGCAGCGTGGCGTTGCAGGTACTGGCGCTGATTCTGATGACGGCGATTGCACTGGTGTTTGGCTGGCACTTGGTTGCATCGATTGGTGGTGCGGACATGCCGGTTGTCGTTTCCATGCTGAACTCCTACTCCGGTTGGGCGGCCGCAGCGGCAGGTTTCATGCTGAGCAATGACTTGCTGATCGTGACTGGTGCGTTGGTGGGTTCTTCTGGTGCGATTCTGTCTTACATCATGTGTAAAGCGATGAACCGTTCCTTTATCAGCGTGATTGCCGGTGGTTTTGGTACGGACGGTGTTTCCTCCAGCGAAAGCGAAGAGGTAGGCGAGTATCGTGAGGCTTCAGCGGAAGATGTTGCTGATTTGCTCAAAAATTCAACCTCGGTCATCATCACACCGGGATACGGTATGGCTGTCGCACAGGCGCAATACCCCGTGCATGACATCACTGCAAAACTGCGCGCACGTGGCATCAATGTCCGCTTTGGTATTCACCCGGTTGCAGGGCGTTTACCTGGACATATGAACGTGCTGTTGGCTGAAGCGAAAGTGCCTTACGACATTGTGTTGGAAATGGATGAAATTAATGATGATTTCACCGATACCGACACCGTGCTGGTCATTGGTGCGAACGATACGGTTAACCCAGCGGCACAAGAAGATCCACATAGCCCAATTGCGGGTATGCCAGTGCTGGAAGTGTGGAAAGCGCAAAATGTTATCGTGTTCAAGCGTTCCATGAATACCGGCTACGCTGGCGTACAGAACCCACTGTTCTTTAAAGAGAACACGCAGATGCTGTTTGGCGATGCCAAGGACAGCGTTGAGGCAATTCTGAAAGCGCTGTAA
- the uspE gene encoding universal stress protein UspE yields the protein MAKYQNLLVAIDPNQDDQPALRRAVYLVQRLGGHIKAFLPIYDFSYEMTTLLSPDERVEMRQGVIQQRTEWIEEQCKHYLEAGVSIEIKVVWHNKPFEAIIREVISGQHDLLLKMAHQHDRLEAVIFTPTDWQLLRKCPCPVWMVKDQPWPVEGRALVAVNLASEDPYHDPLNIKLVSETLELAQQVDQTEVHLVGAYPVTPINIAIELPDFDPSVYNDAIRGQHLIAMKSLRQKFSLDERVTHVEKGLPEEVIPDLAEHLQAGVVVLGSLGRTGLSAAFIGNTVEHVIDHLKCDLLAIKPDDFVSPITQEDSENS from the coding sequence ATGGCAAAGTATCAGAATTTACTGGTAGCTATTGACCCAAATCAGGATGACCAACCAGCGCTGCGTCGGGCGGTTTATCTGGTTCAGCGACTTGGCGGCCATATTAAGGCATTTCTGCCGATTTATGATTTCTCTTATGAAATGACAACCCTACTTTCCCCCGATGAAAGGGTGGAGATGCGTCAAGGTGTTATTCAGCAACGGACCGAGTGGATTGAGGAGCAGTGTAAACACTATCTTGAGGCTGGCGTTTCGATTGAGATCAAAGTGGTCTGGCACAATAAGCCCTTTGAAGCCATCATTCGGGAAGTGATTTCCGGGCAACATGACCTGTTGTTGAAAATGGCCCATCAGCACGATCGGCTGGAAGCCGTTATCTTTACGCCAACAGACTGGCAGTTGCTGCGAAAATGTCCTTGCCCCGTGTGGATGGTAAAAGATCAGCCTTGGCCAGTCGAAGGCCGTGCGTTGGTTGCCGTCAATCTGGCCAGTGAAGACCCGTATCACGATCCGCTCAATATCAAACTGGTATCAGAAACGCTGGAACTGGCGCAGCAGGTTGACCAAACCGAGGTTCACTTGGTTGGTGCTTACCCGGTTACCCCCATCAATATCGCCATTGAATTGCCTGATTTCGATCCCAGCGTCTACAACGATGCGATTCGAGGGCAGCATTTGATTGCCATGAAATCGCTACGGCAGAAGTTCAGCCTGGATGAACGCGTGACGCACGTAGAAAAAGGGCTGCCAGAAGAAGTGATTCCCGATCTGGCGGAGCATTTGCAGGCGGGTGTCGTGGTCTTGGGGTCGTTGGGCAGAACCGGCCTTTCCGCTGCTTTTATCGGCAACACCGTCGAACATGTGATTGATCACCTGAAATGCGACCTGCTGGCGATCAAGCCCGATGATTTCGTTTCGCCGATTACGCAGGAAGATAGCGAAAACAGCTGA
- the kdsA gene encoding 3-deoxy-8-phosphooctulonate synthase — translation MTNKVVKIGDIPVANDLPFVLFGGMNVLESRDLAMRICEHYVTVTQKLGIPYVFKASFDKANRSSIHSYRGPGLEEGMKIFQELKQTFGVKIITDVHESHQAQPVADVVDVIQLPAFLARQTDLVEAMAKTGAVINVKKPQFVSPGQMGNIVDKFIEGGNDQVILCDRGSNFGYDNLVVDMLGFNVMKQASHGAPVIFDVTHALQCRDPFGAASGGRRGQVTELARAGMAVGLAGLFIEAHPDPANAKCDGPSALPLDKLEPFLQQIKAIDDLVKNFPELDTSK, via the coding sequence ATGACGAATAAAGTGGTCAAGATAGGGGATATCCCCGTTGCCAACGATCTGCCTTTTGTGCTGTTTGGCGGCATGAATGTTCTTGAATCACGCGATCTGGCGATGCGCATTTGTGAACATTACGTCACGGTCACGCAGAAGTTGGGTATTCCTTACGTGTTCAAGGCGTCATTCGATAAGGCTAACCGCTCCTCAATTCACTCTTACCGTGGTCCTGGTCTGGAAGAAGGAATGAAGATCTTCCAGGAACTGAAGCAGACCTTTGGTGTAAAAATTATTACTGACGTGCATGAATCGCATCAGGCGCAGCCTGTTGCTGATGTGGTTGATGTGATCCAGTTACCTGCGTTTTTAGCACGCCAAACCGATCTGGTAGAAGCGATGGCAAAAACCGGCGCAGTGATCAATGTGAAAAAACCGCAGTTCGTCAGCCCGGGTCAAATGGGTAATATCGTCGATAAATTCATCGAAGGCGGTAACGATCAGGTAATTCTGTGCGATCGTGGTAGCAACTTCGGTTACGACAATCTGGTTGTCGATATGCTGGGCTTCAATGTCATGAAACAGGCTTCTCATGGTGCGCCGGTCATTTTTGACGTTACGCATGCGTTACAGTGCCGTGACCCGTTTGGTGCAGCATCCGGTGGTCGCCGTGGGCAGGTGACTGAACTGGCGCGTGCTGGGATGGCAGTAGGTTTGGCGGGGCTGTTTATTGAAGCTCACCCCGATCCTGCTAATGCGAAGTGTGATGGTCCATCCGCGCTGCCGCTGGATAAACTAGAACCGTTCCTACAACAGATCAAAGCGATTGACGATCTGGTGAAAAATTTCCCAGAACTGGATACCAGCAAGTAA
- the prfA gene encoding peptide chain release factor 1 translates to MKPSIVAKLEALQERHEEVQALLGEPSVIADMDRFRALSREYAQLTDITRCFQQWQQAQEDQQTAEMMLDDPEMRDMAQEELKEGKATIEALEQQLQVLLLPKDPDDERGCFLEVRAGTGGDEAAIFAGDLFRMYSRYAESRRWRVEVVSASEGEHGGYKEVIAKIAGDGVYGQLKFESGGHRVQRVPATESQGRIHTSACTVAVMAEVPEAEMPDINPADLRIDTFRSSGAGGQHVNTTDSAIRIIHLPTGIVVECQDERSQHKNKAKALSVLGARIRAAEVQKRQLEEASTRRNLLGSGDRSDRIRTYNFPQGRVTDHRINLTLYRLDEVMEGKLDTLIQPVVQEYQADQLAALSEQE, encoded by the coding sequence ATGAAGCCTTCTATTGTAGCTAAACTGGAAGCGTTACAAGAACGCCATGAAGAAGTCCAGGCGTTACTCGGTGAGCCCAGCGTCATCGCTGATATGGATCGCTTTCGCGCGTTGTCGCGAGAATATGCGCAGCTTACGGACATTACCCGCTGTTTCCAGCAATGGCAGCAGGCGCAAGAGGATCAGCAGACCGCAGAAATGATGTTGGACGATCCCGAAATGCGCGATATGGCGCAGGAAGAACTGAAAGAGGGTAAAGCGACGATTGAAGCTCTGGAGCAGCAGCTTCAAGTCCTATTGTTGCCGAAAGATCCTGACGATGAACGTGGCTGTTTTCTTGAAGTGCGCGCGGGAACCGGTGGTGATGAAGCCGCGATCTTTGCAGGCGACCTGTTCCGTATGTACAGCCGTTATGCCGAGTCACGCCGCTGGCGCGTTGAGGTGGTGAGCGCCAGCGAGGGTGAACATGGCGGCTATAAAGAAGTCATTGCCAAAATCGCTGGTGACGGTGTGTACGGCCAGCTTAAGTTTGAATCTGGCGGCCATCGCGTGCAGCGCGTTCCTGCTACTGAATCTCAGGGGCGTATTCATACGTCAGCTTGTACCGTCGCCGTCATGGCGGAAGTGCCGGAAGCGGAGATGCCAGATATCAACCCTGCTGATTTACGCATCGATACTTTCCGCTCCTCTGGCGCAGGCGGTCAGCACGTTAACACCACCGATTCCGCCATCCGTATTATCCACTTGCCAACCGGTATTGTCGTGGAGTGTCAGGACGAGCGTTCACAGCACAAAAACAAAGCTAAAGCGCTGTCGGTGTTGGGTGCGCGTATCCGTGCAGCTGAAGTGCAAAAACGGCAGTTGGAAGAAGCGTCAACGCGCCGTAACCTGCTCGGCAGCGGCGACCGTTCCGACCGTATCCGTACTTACAACTTCCCGCAGGGAAGGGTGACCGATCACCGTATTAACCTGACGCTTTACCGTTTGGATGAAGTGATGGAAGGGAAACTGGATACGTTGATTCAACCGGTCGTGCAGGAATATCAAGCCGATCAGCTTGCTGCGTTGTCCGAGCAGGAATAA
- the sirB1 gene encoding invasion regulator SirB1: MSAIADFEFNQSLLSDGVVLVSQAIRRDFPAQDVRQNLQQLVENARAVIPDDLEQDLQLEKLIELFYHTWGFGGAGGVYRLSDALWLDQVLESRQGMPVSLGIIFLHIANELGLPLMPVIFPTQLILRADWLDEEMWLINPLNGDTLSEHVLEVWLKGNIGPSTRLLDEDLDEAENVMIVRKMLDTLKVALMEEKQMELALRASEAVLQFDPDDPYEIRDRGLIYAQLDCDHIALSDLNYFVEQCPEDPVSEMIKVQIHSIEQKQIVLH, from the coding sequence ATGAGTGCTATTGCTGATTTTGAATTCAACCAGTCACTGCTAAGTGATGGTGTCGTGTTGGTTTCACAGGCGATTCGCCGCGACTTTCCCGCTCAGGATGTGCGGCAAAATCTGCAACAGCTGGTTGAGAACGCCCGGGCGGTTATTCCTGACGACCTTGAGCAAGATCTTCAGCTTGAAAAACTGATTGAGCTGTTTTATCACACGTGGGGATTTGGCGGCGCTGGCGGCGTTTATCGCCTGTCTGATGCGCTATGGCTGGATCAGGTGCTGGAATCTCGTCAGGGTATGCCCGTGTCACTTGGCATCATCTTCCTGCATATCGCAAACGAACTCGGCCTGCCGTTGATGCCAGTGATTTTCCCGACTCAGCTGATTTTACGTGCCGACTGGCTCGACGAAGAGATGTGGCTGATCAACCCGCTCAATGGCGATACGCTGAGTGAGCATGTGCTGGAAGTGTGGCTGAAAGGTAACATCGGCCCGTCAACCCGTTTGCTGGATGAAGATCTGGATGAAGCGGAAAATGTCATGATCGTGCGTAAAATGCTCGATACGTTGAAAGTTGCGCTGATGGAAGAAAAACAGATGGAATTGGCGTTGCGAGCCAGCGAAGCGGTGTTGCAATTTGACCCAGATGATCCGTATGAGATTCGCGATCGCGGTCTGATTTATGCGCAGTTGGATTGCGACCACATTGCGCTGTCCGACCTTAACTATTTCGTTGAACAGTGCCCGGAAGATCCGGTGAGTGAAATGATAAAAGTACAGATTCACTCGATAGAGCAGAAACAGATTGTCTTGCATTAA
- a CDS encoding SirB2 family protein, which produces MDVITLYPATIYLHLATVGISISLFVVRFFWLCRQSSLLQQRWVKILPHINDTLLLISGIGLIIQSHTYPFTPEQSWLTEKLFGVIIYILLGAIALGKRPRSQSVRWLAFVSALICFGVVVLLALTQSPLLME; this is translated from the coding sequence ATGGACGTGATAACTCTTTACCCAGCCACGATATATCTGCATCTGGCAACGGTTGGCATCAGCATTTCTCTGTTTGTCGTCCGTTTTTTCTGGCTGTGTCGGCAATCGTCCCTGCTGCAACAGCGCTGGGTTAAAATTCTGCCGCATATTAACGATACCTTGTTATTGATCAGCGGTATTGGTTTAATCATTCAGAGCCACACCTATCCGTTTACGCCTGAGCAAAGCTGGCTGACGGAAAAACTGTTTGGCGTTATCATTTATATCCTTCTTGGCGCTATCGCCTTGGGGAAACGCCCCCGTAGCCAGAGTGTTCGCTGGCTGGCGTTTGTATCTGCTTTAATATGCTTTGGTGTGGTCGTGCTGCTGGCACTGACTCAGTCACCGTTGCTGATGGAATAA
- the pntA gene encoding Re/Si-specific NAD(P)(+) transhydrogenase subunit alpha — protein sequence MRIGVPRERLANEARVAATPKTVEQLLKLGFTVSIEREAGKLASFDDAAYEEAGASIVDSSEVWQSDIVLKVNAPQDDEIELTRAGSSVVSFIWPAQNPALLEKLAARQVTVMAMDSVPRISRAQSLDALSSMANIAGYRAIVEAAHEFGRFFTGQITAAGKVPPAKVMIIGAGVAGLAAIGAAGSLGAIVRAFDTRPEVKEQVKSMGAEFLELDFEEEAGSGDGYAKVMSEAFIKAEMELFAAQAKEVDIIVTTALIPGKPAPRLITKEMVLSMKPGSVIVDLAAQTGGNCELTVADRVTVTENGVKIIGYTDLPSRLPTQSSQLYGTNLVNLLKLLCKEKNGEIDVDFDDTVIRGVTVIKEGEITWPAPPIQVSAQPQQAKPAAAPVKAEAKSTSPWKKYAFLVIAILLFGWLADVAPKEFLSHFTVFALSCVVGYYVVWNVSHALHTPLMSVTNAISGIIVVGALLQIGHGGWVSFFSFIAVLIASINIFGGFTVTQRMLKMFRKN from the coding sequence ATGCGTATTGGTGTACCAAGAGAGCGGTTGGCCAATGAAGCCCGTGTAGCAGCTACGCCGAAAACGGTTGAACAGCTGCTGAAACTGGGTTTTACGGTCTCGATAGAACGTGAGGCAGGAAAACTGGCAAGTTTTGACGATGCGGCATACGAAGAAGCCGGTGCGTCGATTGTTGACAGTTCAGAAGTCTGGCAATCCGATATTGTCCTGAAGGTGAATGCACCCCAGGATGATGAAATCGAACTGACCCGTGCGGGCAGTTCAGTTGTCAGTTTCATTTGGCCGGCGCAAAACCCGGCACTGCTGGAAAAACTGGCTGCCCGTCAAGTGACGGTGATGGCAATGGATTCTGTGCCGCGTATTTCGCGCGCGCAGTCACTGGATGCACTCAGTTCGATGGCCAACATTGCGGGCTATCGCGCCATTGTTGAAGCTGCCCACGAATTTGGCCGTTTCTTTACTGGACAGATTACCGCTGCGGGTAAAGTTCCGCCTGCCAAGGTCATGATTATCGGTGCAGGTGTGGCCGGTTTGGCCGCGATCGGCGCAGCAGGTAGCCTGGGTGCTATCGTTCGTGCTTTTGACACCCGGCCTGAAGTAAAAGAACAGGTTAAGAGCATGGGTGCCGAGTTCCTCGAACTCGACTTTGAAGAAGAAGCGGGCAGCGGTGATGGCTATGCTAAAGTCATGTCTGAAGCCTTTATCAAAGCCGAAATGGAACTGTTTGCTGCACAGGCGAAAGAAGTCGACATTATCGTCACTACCGCACTGATCCCCGGGAAACCGGCGCCACGCTTGATCACCAAAGAGATGGTGCTGAGCATGAAGCCCGGCAGTGTGATCGTCGATTTAGCCGCGCAAACGGGCGGAAACTGCGAATTAACCGTTGCTGACCGCGTTACCGTGACAGAAAACGGCGTCAAAATTATCGGTTATACCGATTTACCCAGCCGTCTGCCGACACAATCCTCACAGCTTTACGGCACCAATCTGGTTAACCTGCTGAAATTACTCTGCAAAGAGAAAAACGGTGAAATCGATGTCGATTTTGACGACACCGTAATTCGCGGTGTGACCGTTATTAAAGAAGGTGAAATTACCTGGCCAGCGCCGCCAATTCAGGTTTCAGCGCAGCCACAGCAGGCAAAACCGGCCGCTGCACCTGTGAAGGCTGAAGCCAAATCGACCTCGCCGTGGAAGAAATACGCGTTCCTCGTGATCGCCATCCTGCTGTTTGGTTGGTTGGCCGATGTGGCGCCAAAAGAATTCTTGTCTCACTTTACCGTTTTTGCGCTGTCCTGCGTGGTGGGCTATTACGTGGTCTGGAATGTCAGCCACGCATTGCACACGCCATTGATGTCAGTCACTAACGCGATATCAGGCATTATCGTTGTCGGAGCATTGTTGCAAATCGGTCACGGCGGGTGGGTGTCATTCTTCTCATTCATTGCCGTATTGATTGCCAGCATCAATATTTTCGGTGGTTTCACCGTGACTCAGCGCATGCTGAAAATGTTCCGTAAAAACTAA
- the ydgH gene encoding DUF1471 family protein YdgH produces MKLKTTVIASTLLLSLSAFSAQAAQELTPEQAESLQPFERITFKGRFNAIGEAVAAASKRADKAGAASFYVQSMTDANSNDSWNVTVDLYRKDAAKAKQDVQYRTIYGVKELPKDAAYVLEPYDTVTVSGLFSTQPDLIEAIAKAAKEKNADSFYIVRQIDVNSNSANQRATAFIYKADAPKRQLQKPDAIPADSDAGRAALAAGGAEAAKVEIPGVAYSDSPSRSVGNFFETQSSKGGRYTVTLSDGTQIQELNNATAAQMVPFDSIQFRGNYTNMTQISEAVAKRAGEKGAKYYHITRQWEGKGNNLTISADLYK; encoded by the coding sequence ATGAAGCTGAAGACTACTGTTATTGCATCCACATTATTGTTATCACTCTCTGCATTTTCAGCGCAGGCGGCACAGGAACTAACACCTGAGCAGGCAGAATCCCTGCAACCCTTTGAGCGGATTACGTTTAAAGGACGTTTTAACGCAATCGGTGAAGCGGTAGCCGCAGCATCAAAACGCGCGGACAAGGCGGGCGCGGCGTCGTTTTATGTGCAATCCATGACGGATGCTAATTCAAACGATTCCTGGAATGTTACTGTCGATCTGTATCGTAAAGATGCAGCCAAAGCGAAACAAGATGTGCAATATCGCACCATCTACGGCGTGAAAGAACTGCCAAAAGATGCGGCTTATGTGCTGGAGCCTTATGATACGGTAACGGTGAGCGGTTTATTCAGCACTCAACCCGATCTGATCGAGGCGATAGCCAAAGCGGCAAAAGAGAAAAATGCCGATTCGTTTTACATCGTACGTCAGATTGATGTGAACTCGAATAGCGCTAACCAAAGAGCTACGGCATTTATTTATAAAGCCGATGCACCAAAACGCCAGCTTCAGAAACCTGATGCGATCCCTGCCGATTCTGACGCGGGTCGTGCAGCGCTGGCTGCCGGTGGTGCAGAAGCCGCTAAGGTAGAAATTCCAGGGGTAGCTTACTCCGATAGCCCCAGCCGCAGTGTGGGTAACTTCTTTGAAACGCAGTCATCGAAAGGTGGGCGTTACACGGTAACGTTGTCTGATGGCACGCAAATTCAGGAACTTAACAATGCTACGGCGGCACAGATGGTGCCTTTCGACTCTATTCAGTTCCGCGGTAACTATACCAACATGACCCAAATTTCCGAAGCCGTTGCTAAACGCGCAGGCGAAAAAGGCGCTAAGTACTACCACATCACCAGGCAGTGGGAAGGTAAAGGTAACAATCTTACGATTAGCGCCGATCTCTATAAATAA
- the prmC gene encoding peptide chain release factor N(5)-glutamine methyltransferase encodes MTYQDWLVSATAQLAAGESPKRDAEILLGFVTGKSRTFVLAFGETTLSAAEQQQLTELLARREQGEPIAYLIGVREFWSLPLAVSPATLIPRPDTECLVEQALLRLPQTPCDVLDLGTGTGAIALALASERRDCRVTGVDVQPDAVALATKNAQQLGLDNAHFLSGSWYSPLDHMRFALIVSNPPYIDADDVHLSLGDVRFEPASALIAADNGLADLHTIIESAPHYLDVGGWLLLEHGWQQGDAVRQLLQARGFTQIETCQDYGGNDRVSLGRWLDTINY; translated from the coding sequence ATGACGTATCAGGATTGGTTAGTCTCTGCGACGGCGCAACTCGCAGCGGGAGAAAGCCCGAAGCGAGATGCGGAAATTCTGCTGGGTTTTGTAACTGGCAAGTCTCGTACATTCGTGTTGGCGTTTGGTGAAACTACGCTAAGCGCCGCTGAACAGCAGCAGTTAACTGAACTGCTGGCGCGCCGTGAACAGGGTGAACCGATCGCCTATTTGATCGGCGTGCGAGAATTTTGGTCGTTGCCGCTGGCCGTCTCGCCTGCCACGCTGATTCCTCGCCCTGATACCGAATGCCTAGTCGAACAAGCGTTGTTACGCCTGCCTCAAACGCCGTGTGATGTGCTGGATTTAGGCACCGGAACCGGTGCGATCGCGCTGGCGCTGGCGAGTGAACGGCGTGATTGCCGGGTGACTGGCGTTGATGTTCAACCCGATGCCGTTGCGTTAGCGACAAAAAACGCGCAGCAATTGGGGCTCGACAATGCCCATTTCTTATCTGGAAGCTGGTATTCACCGCTCGATCACATGCGTTTTGCACTTATCGTCAGTAATCCACCGTATATCGATGCCGATGATGTGCATCTCTCACTGGGAGATGTTCGCTTTGAACCTGCCAGCGCACTGATTGCTGCTGACAACGGGTTGGCAGATTTACACACCATTATTGAATCCGCGCCACACTATTTAGACGTTGGTGGCTGGCTGCTGTTGGAACATGGCTGGCAGCAGGGTGACGCGGTGCGCCAGCTATTGCAGGCGCGAGGATTTACACAAATAGAAACTTGTCAGGATTATGGTGGCAATGATCGCGTGTCGTTAGGGCGCTGGTTGGATACCATCAATTATTAG